CCCTTCCGCGAGATTGTAATCCGCGGGCTTAATAGTAATCAGAGCGGCGGGGGCTTTACCCTTTTTCGCGAGCGCTTGAAGCACGACGCATCCGCCGGAGCTGCCTTTCGTCTCGGTGTAAATCAGCACTTTTCCGGCGATAGTTTGGCCGCGAGCGGGATTGCCCGCGGCGATTATCTCGCCCGTGTCCATGTCCACGTCTCCGAGAAAAGAAAAGCTGCCTGGACAAACGACCGCGGGCGCGGATGCGCTGCCGCGCACGACGCGGCGGGCG
The sequence above is a segment of the bacterium genome. Coding sequences within it:
- a CDS encoding DUF126 domain-containing protein; protein product: MNVKIESSGKSYSARRVVRGSASAPAVVCPGSFSFLGDVDMDTGEIIAAGNPARGQTIAGKVLIYTETKGSSGGCVVLQALAKKGKAPAALITIKPADYNLAEGAILARIPFVCEPDGDLTAELATGDIVSISDD